In Carya illinoinensis cultivar Pawnee chromosome 9, C.illinoinensisPawnee_v1, whole genome shotgun sequence, the following are encoded in one genomic region:
- the LOC122275432 gene encoding acetyl-coenzyme A carboxylase carboxyl transferase subunit alpha, chloroplastic translates to MASSLSYSPVAFVGASASDLLRSSSNGISGIPLRTLGRARLGARRRDFAVVAKIRKGKKHEYPWPDNADPDVKGGILSHLSHFKPLKDKPKPVTLEFERPLVDLEKKIIDVRKMANETGLDFSDQIISLENKYQQALKDLYTHLTPIQRVNIARHPNRPTFLDHVFSITEKFVELHGDRGGYDDPAIVTGVGTIDGRRYMFMGHQKGRNTKENIQRNFGMPTPHGYRKALRMMYYADHHGFPIVTFIDTPGAFADLKSEELGQGEAIAHNLRTMFGLKVPIVSIVIGEGGSGGALAIGCANKLLMLENAVFYVASPEACAAILWKTAKAAPKAAERLKITASELCKLQIADGIIPEPLGGAHADPSWTSKQIKKAINESMDELMKMDTPELLKHRMLKFRKIGGFQEGLPVDPKKKVNMKKKEEPIRKTSDLNIEDEVKKLMQQRLDAKESSVMPPQSDLDEMINKLKREVDREFFEAVKTIGLKDRFVMLRGEFSKLNSEDHLVHPALKDKVEKLRDELNQGLPAAPNYESLKHKLDMLKELSKTKSLAEKNYKASTLKQEINKKFAEVLDRPDVQEKYRALKAEIENSGASMVQDLDHGLREKIVKVKKDIELELADALKSLDLDVEVVNSKVKKLSEQQTSFSDVKVKMQELNEEIKEGIENVIKSSDLKDKIELLKLEVAKAGKTPNTVSKNRIAALEQQIKQSLAAALDSSNLKEKHEKLKAEISKTIESSEGLDGSLEKQYAKEDDSTYAEPRVEIGVNRTFA, encoded by the exons ATGGCTTCTTCACTATCTTATTCTCCGGTTGCATTCGTTGGAGCTTCGGCTTCGGATCTTCTCCGGAGCTCGAGCAACGGCATCAGTGGAATTCCTCTGAGAACCCTAGGAAGGGCGCGATTGGGTGCAAGGAGGAGGGATTTCGCCGTCGTCGCAAAGATTAGGAAGGGGAAGAAGCATGAGTATCCCTGGCCCGATAATGCGGATCCTGATGTTAAAGGTGGGATCCTTAGCCATCTATCGCATTTCAAGCCGTTGAAAGATAAGCCGAAGCCCGTAACTTTGGAATTCGAGAGACCGCTTGTCGATCTAGAGAAGAAAATCATTGAT GTCCGGAAAATGGCGAACGAAACTGGTCTGGACTTCAGtgatcaaattatttcattagaGAATAAGTACCAGCAG GCATTAAAGGATTTATACACACATCTAACACCTATACAGCGTGTTAATATTGCACGGCATCCTAACAGGCCAACTTTCCTCGATCATGTATTTAGCATTACTGAAAAG TTTGTGGAGCTTCATGGAGACAGGGGTGGGTATGATGATCCGGCTATTGTTACTGGTGTTGGAACAATAGATGGTAGGAGATACATGTTCATGGGTCACCAAAAGGGTAGGAACACAAAAGAGAATATTCAAAGGAACTTTGGGATGCCTACTCCCCATGG TTACCGGAAAGCTCTACGTATGATGTATTATGCAGATCACCATGGTTTCCCTATAGTTACTTTCATTGACACTCCTGGGGCATTTGCAGACCTTAAATCCGAAGAACTAGGCCAA GGTGAAGCCATTGCGCACAATTTAAGGACTATGTTTGGTTTGAAGGTACCCATTGTTTCTATTGTCATTGGGGAAGGTGGCTCTGGTGGTGCACTTGCCATTGGCTGTGCTAATAAATTGCTAATGCTCGAAAATGCAGTTTTCTATGTTGCCAG TCCGGAGGCATGCGCGGCAATCTTGTGGAAAACTGCCAAAGCCGCTCCAAAG GCTGCTGAGAGGCTAAAGATTACTGCTTCAGAGTTGTGCAAGCTGCAGATTGCAGATGGCATTATTCCT GAGCCACTTGGTGGTGCACATGCAGATCCATCTTGGACCTCAAAACAGATAAAGAAGGCAATTAATGAATCAATGGAT GAGCTCATGAAGATGGACACACCAGAGCTTCTGAAGCATCGCATGCTTAAGTTCCGCAAAATTGGTGGGTTTCAAGAAGGGCTTCCAGTAGATCCTAAGAAGAAAGTtaacatgaaaaagaaagaagagccCATCAGGAAGACTTCTGATCTAAATATTGAGGATGAGGTCAAAAAACTTATGCAGCAAAGATTAGATGCCAAAGAGTCCTCGGTCATGCCTCCACAGTCAGATCTGgatgagatgataaataaattgaaaagagaGGTCGATCGTGAATTTTTCGAGGCTGTTAAAACCATTGGGTTGAAGGACAGGTTTGTGATGTTGCGTGGGGAGTTTTCCAAACTAAATTCGGAGGACCACCTTGTGCATCCAGCCTTAAAGGACAAGGTCGAAAAGCTTCGGGATGAGTTGAACCAGGGTCTCCCTGCAGCTCCTAATTATGAAAGCTTGAAACATAAATTAGACATGCTGAAAGAATTATCTAAAACCAAGAGTCTTGCTGAAAAGAATTATAAGGCATCCACATTAAAGCAGGAGATCAATAAAAAGTTTGCAGAAGTCTTGGATCGGCCTGATGTACAGGAGAAATACAGGGCACTGAAGGCTGAAATTGAAAATTCTGGGGCGTCTATGGTTCAGGATTTGGACCATGGGCTGAGGGAGAAAATTGTGAAGGTGAAGAAAGATATAGAGTTGGAACTGGCTGATGCTCTCAAATCCTTGGatttggatgttgaggttgTAAATTCAAAAGTAAAGAAGCTCAGTGAACAACAGACTTCATTCTCAGATGTCAAAGTCAAGATGCAAGAGTTAAACGAAGAAATCAAGGAGGGAATAGAAAATGTAATCAAGTCATCAGATCTGAAGGACAAAATTGAGTTACTGAAGTTGGAGGTTGCAAAGGCAGGAAAGACACCCAATACTGTTTCCAAAAATAGAATTGCAGCTTTAGAGCAACAAATTAAGCAGAGTCTTGCAGCGGCCTTGGATTCTTCTAACTTAAAAGAGAAACATGAGAAGCTGAAGGCAGAGATTTCCAAAACCATTGAATCTTCTGAAGGATTGGATGGAAGTCTGGAAAAACAATATGCAAAAGAAGATGATTCTACATATGCTGAACCAAGAGTAGAGATTGGTGTAAATCGCACCTTTGCTTAA